The window GAGCTTCGGCCGGCCGTCAAGCGTCCGCTTCTGCTGCATGGTGGATCGCGGGCATCGTGAATTGCCGGTGACGGCCGATTATGTCGGAATCTACGTCCCGACCCATCTCAACGAAGAAATCCGTGTAGAAACCAACGAACAGGACGGCAGGGAAGCGGTATTTGTCGTCCGTAAAAAGGAGGAGCCGGAAGCGTGACGAACCAGAGCAACGAAGCATATGTTTTCCCGCATCGCCATCTGCTTGGCCTGAAAGACTATTCTGCGGAAGACCTGCTTCATATACTGGATCAGACCGACAAATTCCTGGAAATTCTGAACCGTCCCATTCCCAAAATTCCGACGCTCCGCGACAAAACCATTGTCAATCTGTTCTATGAAGACAGCACGCGGACGCGAATCTCTTTCGAAATGGCGCAAAAGCGGATGGGCGCCGATGTGGTCAATTTTTCCAGCAGCTCTTCCAGCGTTAGCAAGGGGGAGTCGCTGAAAGATACCATCCGCAACATCGAATCGATGAAAATTGACATGGTGGTCACCCGGCACCCGAGTCCGGGAGCGGCCCATTTCCTGTCCCGCTGCGTAGATGCGGCGATTCTCAATGCCGGTGACGGAGCGCACGAGCATCCTACCCAGGCGCTGCTGGACATGTACTCCATGCGGCGGAAGATCGGCCGGATCGACGGGCTGAAAGTGGTCATTATCGGCGATATCATGCACAGCCGGGTTGTCCGCTCCAATATCATCGGCCTGACCCGACTGGGAGCGGAGGTTACCGTCTGCGGGCCGCGTACCATGATGCCGCTGTTTGTAGATGAGCTGGGCGTGTCGGTCTCCTATGACCTCGAAGCCTGTCTGGAATGGTGCGATGTCGCCATGGCGCTGCGCATTCAGCTGGAGCGTCAGGAGGGCGGCCTGTTTCCCTCACAGCGCGAGTATCACGAGCGGTTCGGGATCAAAAAGCGCCATCTCCGCGAATTTCCCAACTTCACCATTATGCATCCCGGGCCGGTGAACCGCGGGGTGGAGCTGGAAAGCGAAGTGGCCGATCATCCCCGTGCCATCATACTGGATCAGGTGACCAACGGCCTGGCGGTCCGGATGGCGGTGCTCTATCTGCTTTCGGGCGGAAAGAGAATGTGATGCTTGCTGCAGGCTAATCCTATTGTATCACAACCATTTTGAGGGTTTCCTCAAAACCGGATGTCTGCATGCGATAAAGATAGACTCCGCTTGCAAGCGACCGGGAAACGAAGTCAACCTCGTGTGTGCCTGCTTCAAACGACTCATCGACGATGGTGGCAACCCGCCTGCCGGCCACATCGTGCAGGGTTATGACAACATGTGATGCCTCGGCCAGCTCAAAAGGTATTCTGGTCTCATTGTTGAACGGATTGGGATAATTCTGCTTCAGCGCAAATGCATCCGGCTTATCCGGCGGGTCTTCATACTCATCATTTCCTGTCCCGGAACCGGATGAAACCGTTATGGAAGCGATGTTGAGCTCTGTCCGGGCCCCGCTGCGGGAGTCATGACGAACACCGGTATGATAATACCGCCATAACAGCTCGACGTGCGGCTGACCGGAAAGATGATCGGGCAGAATTACCGGTCCGATGGTTTCCTGATGCCCCGGTGTTTCCTCTCTGATATACGTTACCGGTTGTCCGCCAAGCAAGGTTGCATCCTGAAAAGGCCCCAGGTTGCCGATACGATATTGTAAGCGAAGACCATATTCCCTGGAATTTGGTGTAATGGTTCC of the Natronogracilivirga saccharolytica genome contains:
- a CDS encoding aspartate carbamoyltransferase catalytic subunit; the protein is MTNQSNEAYVFPHRHLLGLKDYSAEDLLHILDQTDKFLEILNRPIPKIPTLRDKTIVNLFYEDSTRTRISFEMAQKRMGADVVNFSSSSSSVSKGESLKDTIRNIESMKIDMVVTRHPSPGAAHFLSRCVDAAILNAGDGAHEHPTQALLDMYSMRRKIGRIDGLKVVIIGDIMHSRVVRSNIIGLTRLGAEVTVCGPRTMMPLFVDELGVSVSYDLEACLEWCDVAMALRIQLERQEGGLFPSQREYHERFGIKKRHLREFPNFTIMHPGPVNRGVELESEVADHPRAIILDQVTNGLAVRMAVLYLLSGGKRM